Proteins encoded together in one Chitinophaga sp. LS1 window:
- a CDS encoding SMI1/KNR4 family protein, giving the protein MSTIIGPDWDKQNPATEQDIQSLEAAFGAIPEDYKALLLQSNGSSLRGKKTPFIIYSVSEVLALFREKDLYKFIPQSLVFGGDGGGTIYCFDLRPGKEQAVFFIREEDAGYEPNAYNYVVFNGTTLTDTIQRIVNNEKLN; this is encoded by the coding sequence ATGAGTACAATTATTGGTCCCGACTGGGATAAACAAAACCCGGCTACGGAGCAAGATATACAATCGCTGGAAGCTGCTTTCGGGGCAATACCGGAAGACTACAAAGCCTTGTTATTACAATCCAACGGCAGTAGTCTGCGTGGTAAGAAGACACCATTCATCATCTATTCCGTTTCTGAAGTACTGGCATTATTCAGAGAGAAAGATCTGTATAAATTCATTCCGCAATCCCTTGTTTTTGGTGGGGATGGTGGGGGTACTATTTATTGTTTTGACCTGCGCCCGGGAAAGGAACAGGCTGTATTTTTCATCAGGGAAGAAGATGCCGGTTATGAGCCGAATGCATACAATTATGTAGTGTTTAATGGCACGACACTTACTGACACCATTCAGCGCATTGTCAACAATGAAAAGCTCAACTAA
- a CDS encoding ParA family protein, producing the protein MPIISIAIQKGGAGKTTTSINLGAALARAGKKVLLVDADPQANLSQSLGVPPEPAQNLYTELKREMTGEGSQIRDAIINIKEGLDLVPSSIELAGAELELVSVYGREQVLSWLLQPVAADYDFILIDCPHAVGMLTVNALACSDYVLIPLPAEFLPLKGAYSFMQHFQTIRKKLNPKLNLLGMVLTRFDERKTMNQQVRQELTDKYNGQVFGTVIRTNMQLAKAQEAGKDIFSYDPQANGAKDYARLATELLSKL; encoded by the coding sequence ATGCCTATCATTTCCATAGCCATCCAAAAGGGAGGCGCTGGCAAGACCACTACCTCCATTAATCTTGGTGCCGCACTGGCAAGAGCCGGGAAGAAAGTGCTGCTGGTAGATGCCGATCCACAGGCCAACCTCTCCCAATCACTGGGTGTGCCGCCGGAGCCGGCGCAAAACCTGTATACTGAATTGAAGCGGGAAATGACAGGAGAAGGCAGCCAGATCAGGGATGCGATTATCAACATCAAAGAAGGACTGGACCTTGTTCCATCGTCTATTGAACTGGCAGGTGCAGAGCTGGAACTGGTGAGTGTATATGGCAGAGAACAGGTACTTAGCTGGCTCTTACAACCTGTAGCAGCTGATTATGATTTTATTCTCATTGATTGTCCTCATGCTGTAGGAATGCTCACTGTGAATGCGCTGGCTTGTAGTGACTATGTGCTCATTCCTCTGCCGGCAGAGTTTCTGCCATTGAAAGGGGCATATAGTTTTATGCAGCACTTTCAGACGATCAGAAAAAAGCTGAACCCCAAACTCAATCTGCTGGGCATGGTCCTCACCAGATTTGACGAGCGGAAAACAATGAATCAACAAGTCAGACAGGAACTGACTGATAAATACAATGGTCAGGTATTCGGCACTGTCATTCGTACCAATATGCAACTGGCCAAAGCACAGGAAGCAGGTAAAGATATTTTCAGCTATGACCCACAGGCCAATGGTGCAAAAGATTACGCCAGACTGGCAACGGAACTACTTAGTAAATTATAA
- a CDS encoding ATP-binding protein, whose amino-acid sequence MQVLQAYAKVLSGLISHRMQTPEADLVINVPIDMDQEDPFLQFIKAHSLTTYEQLLLFMALIPHLQPDYFDTEIQKYLPGKGDFPQIGGTRSKQSRGFLPTGETALFLLGGNDWGTRIEIQQIFWPDHFFSRSKVLWLEEMPGGEPTMSGRLLLSQDHINIFTHGKPVPPHFSSSFPAKPVTTELTWDDLVISNDLRSQIDELISWVNLNAKLMNRWDMEKRLRKGYRALFYGPPGTGKTFTAGLLGKYTGKDVYKIDLSMIVSKYIGETEKNLELLFSRAEDKGWILFFDEADALFGKRTNVRDAHDKYANQEVSYLLQRIEDYNGLIILATNMKNNIDDAFIRRFNAILKFTFPDANERALIWRRTFPSKSTFIGGDIPDMVKRYELAGGSILNVVHYACLKAIEKHTDDKEELEIYVNDVLDGIKREFVKEGKPF is encoded by the coding sequence ATGCAGGTATTACAGGCGTACGCCAAAGTTTTGTCAGGATTAATCAGTCATCGCATGCAAACGCCTGAAGCTGATCTGGTCATTAACGTTCCAATTGATATGGATCAGGAGGATCCATTCCTACAATTTATCAAAGCACATTCATTAACTACCTATGAACAGTTATTACTCTTCATGGCCCTCATCCCCCATTTACAACCCGACTACTTCGATACCGAAATACAGAAATATCTTCCGGGCAAAGGCGACTTTCCACAAATAGGCGGTACCCGCAGTAAACAAAGCAGGGGCTTTCTGCCCACAGGAGAAACAGCACTGTTCTTACTAGGTGGCAATGACTGGGGTACACGTATTGAAATACAACAGATCTTCTGGCCAGATCACTTCTTCAGCCGTTCAAAAGTACTCTGGCTGGAAGAGATGCCGGGGGGTGAACCCACGATGAGCGGACGATTGCTTTTATCGCAGGATCATATCAACATCTTTACACATGGCAAACCAGTACCCCCACATTTCAGTAGTAGCTTTCCTGCCAAACCAGTAACGACCGAATTAACATGGGATGACCTGGTCATCAGCAATGACCTGAGATCACAGATTGATGAGCTGATAAGCTGGGTCAACCTCAATGCGAAGCTGATGAACAGATGGGATATGGAAAAACGCCTGCGCAAAGGATACAGAGCCCTCTTCTATGGACCACCGGGTACAGGAAAAACATTCACAGCAGGATTGTTAGGGAAGTATACAGGCAAGGACGTGTATAAAATAGACCTCTCTATGATTGTGTCTAAATACATCGGTGAAACAGAAAAGAATTTAGAATTATTATTCAGTCGTGCTGAAGACAAAGGATGGATTTTATTCTTTGATGAAGCAGATGCACTCTTTGGAAAACGCACCAATGTGCGGGATGCGCATGACAAATACGCCAACCAGGAGGTGTCTTATTTATTACAACGTATTGAAGACTATAATGGACTGATCATTCTCGCTACCAATATGAAGAATAATATAGACGATGCATTTATACGTCGTTTCAATGCGATCTTAAAATTTACTTTCCCCGATGCCAATGAGCGGGCTTTGATATGGCGCAGAACTTTTCCATCTAAATCTACATTTATAGGCGGGGATATTCCTGATATGGTTAAACGATATGAACTGGCAGGAGGCAGTATCCTGAATGTAGTGCACTATGCCTGTCTGAAGGCAATAGAGAAACATACGGATGATAAGGAAGAACTGGAAATTTATGTCAATGATGTACTGGACGGCATCAAGCGGGAATTTGTAAAAGAAGGCAAGCCCTTCTGA
- a CDS encoding DUF3829 domain-containing protein: MRTFICSFLVIAMFVSSTSCNNTSGKKPGASEYSENSAESASHIIEYTNLIVDMSNKHNSYLEDVVNNTTKLEEALKHPNDHYRFITINKPFSAPDFHQFNQKVKIDEPVKELSSPDKKFFKDSITKYQGLFATMQATNNRMHEYITAEDYKDDKGSKGYAIIDTLRGQIAQLYSLKSAIVKKVEVVADASEQIILKDSPLKEYIIAMKKDMGNIRSFIDLLGSEEKYAGIEAKAKAQYDSLEKAQAEHAQINIDNAKKANEDHSFNTFYDDFHKLLLNARKRMRDAGEKGHFESYDLESLDSDYDSLVRDYNNFNS, from the coding sequence ATGAGAACATTTATCTGTTCATTCCTTGTCATTGCTATGTTCGTTAGTAGCACATCCTGTAACAATACCAGCGGCAAGAAACCCGGCGCTTCCGAATACAGCGAAAACTCAGCTGAATCAGCCAGCCACATTATTGAATACACGAACCTGATCGTTGATATGTCGAACAAACATAACAGCTACCTGGAAGATGTTGTAAACAATACCACCAAGCTGGAAGAAGCACTGAAGCATCCTAATGACCACTATCGTTTTATCACGATCAATAAGCCATTCTCTGCACCGGATTTCCATCAATTCAATCAGAAAGTCAAAATCGACGAACCTGTAAAAGAACTTAGTTCTCCCGACAAAAAGTTCTTCAAAGACAGCATTACGAAGTACCAGGGGCTTTTTGCCACTATGCAGGCGACTAACAACCGTATGCACGAGTACATCACTGCAGAAGATTACAAAGACGATAAAGGTTCGAAAGGATACGCTATCATCGATACGCTCCGTGGCCAGATCGCTCAATTATATAGTCTGAAAAGCGCTATTGTAAAGAAAGTTGAAGTAGTAGCTGACGCAAGCGAACAAATTATTCTGAAGGATAGTCCGCTGAAAGAATACATCATCGCGATGAAGAAGGATATGGGCAATATCCGTTCCTTCATCGATCTGCTGGGTAGTGAGGAAAAATATGCTGGTATCGAAGCGAAAGCCAAAGCCCAGTATGATTCACTGGAAAAAGCACAGGCTGAACATGCACAGATCAATATCGACAATGCGAAGAAAGCAAACGAAGATCATAGCTTTAATACTTTCTACGATGATTTCCATAAACTACTGCTGAATGCCAGAAAACGCATGCGTGATGCTGGTGAAAAGGGTCACTTTGAGAGTTATGACCTGGAATCACTGGATAGCGATTACGATTCACTGGTAAGAGATTATAATAATTTCAATAGTTAA
- a CDS encoding RtcB family protein — MNKINGADLIAAGFKQGKIVGEALAVIEAHLSDMDHASLIALMSNLRSAPEMYLDHPVLEDLATKMIEEASAPLDTTISLNDKAADYKIYGEAAIDPGAIKQMDFAMRLPVTVGGALMPDAHQGYGLPIGGVLAAKGAVIPYGVGVDIGCRMALSIYDIPDTAMDETKLKKILLDETKFGAGQSFHGKYRAEHAVLDNDAFNMTPFVKQLKDKAWSQLGTSGGGNHFVEFGVIEFAQRDEALNINAGKYLALLSHSGSRGFGATVAGYYTRLAKDLCKLPKEAANLAWLDMNTAEGQEYWMAMNLAGDYAAACHEVIHRKVAALVGGQLLATVENHHNFAWKEQLNGEEVIVHRKGATPAGKGVMGIIPGSMATPGFLVRGKGEEAAINSASHGAGRQLSRTRAEKEISKVDMVAVLAANNVTLIGAGLDEAPMAYKDIHTVMAAQEALVDVVAKFSPRIVRMADDGSRED; from the coding sequence ATGAACAAGATTAATGGAGCTGATCTAATTGCAGCAGGTTTTAAACAAGGTAAAATAGTAGGTGAAGCGCTGGCCGTAATCGAAGCGCATTTAAGCGATATGGACCATGCAAGCCTTATTGCATTGATGAGTAACCTGCGATCAGCACCAGAAATGTACCTGGACCATCCGGTGTTGGAAGACCTTGCGACTAAAATGATTGAAGAAGCTTCCGCCCCTCTAGATACCACTATATCCCTCAACGATAAAGCAGCTGATTATAAGATCTATGGCGAAGCAGCCATCGATCCGGGTGCCATCAAACAAATGGATTTCGCTATGCGGCTGCCGGTAACGGTGGGGGGTGCATTGATGCCCGATGCACATCAGGGCTATGGCCTGCCAATCGGCGGTGTATTAGCTGCCAAAGGCGCTGTGATCCCTTATGGTGTAGGTGTAGATATCGGATGTAGAATGGCGCTGTCCATCTATGATATTCCGGATACTGCCATGGATGAAACGAAGTTGAAAAAGATCCTGCTGGATGAAACAAAATTTGGTGCAGGACAAAGTTTCCACGGTAAATATCGTGCAGAACACGCCGTACTGGATAACGATGCATTTAATATGACACCGTTTGTAAAACAACTGAAAGATAAAGCCTGGTCACAACTGGGAACATCAGGTGGCGGTAACCACTTCGTGGAATTTGGTGTGATTGAATTTGCGCAGAGAGACGAAGCGCTGAATATAAATGCAGGTAAATACCTGGCGCTGTTATCACACTCCGGTTCCCGTGGTTTTGGTGCGACAGTAGCCGGTTATTATACCAGACTGGCCAAGGACCTGTGTAAACTGCCAAAAGAAGCAGCTAACCTGGCATGGTTGGATATGAATACGGCAGAAGGTCAGGAATACTGGATGGCGATGAACCTGGCCGGTGATTATGCGGCAGCATGTCACGAGGTAATACACCGTAAAGTTGCAGCCCTGGTAGGTGGCCAGTTGCTGGCAACCGTGGAGAACCACCATAACTTTGCGTGGAAGGAACAATTGAATGGTGAAGAAGTAATCGTGCATAGAAAGGGTGCAACGCCCGCAGGTAAAGGTGTGATGGGTATCATTCCTGGTTCTATGGCGACGCCTGGATTCCTGGTACGTGGTAAGGGAGAAGAAGCGGCGATTAACTCAGCATCTCACGGTGCGGGTAGACAATTGAGCCGTACCAGAGCGGAAAAAGAGATTTCGAAAGTAGATATGGTAGCGGTACTGGCAGCTAACAATGTGACATTGATCGGTGCAGGTCTGGACGAAGCGCCAATGGCGTATAAGGACATCCATACAGTGATGGCGGCACAGGAAGCGTTGGTGGATGTGGTGGCGAAGTTCTCGCCTCGAATTGTGAGAATGGCGGATGATGGAAGTAGAGAAGACTAA
- a CDS encoding DUF6799 domain-containing protein: protein MKKLLILSASLLLITASATFAQTPMTDTAMHQHNGMHKMKDCVAMKGGKMWVMKGGQKSEMTKTMTMTDGTMVMADGTVKNKDGKTWMLKDGEMIDMNGKVMMKDKMKKAKSDGMK, encoded by the coding sequence ATGAAAAAACTACTTATTTTGTCCGCCTCTCTGCTGTTAATAACAGCCAGTGCTACATTTGCACAAACTCCCATGACTGATACTGCCATGCATCAACATAATGGTATGCACAAGATGAAAGACTGTGTAGCCATGAAAGGAGGCAAAATGTGGGTAATGAAAGGTGGTCAGAAGTCAGAAATGACAAAGACCATGACCATGACTGATGGTACGATGGTAATGGCAGACGGTACTGTTAAAAATAAAGATGGTAAAACGTGGATGCTGAAAGATGGGGAGATGATAGATATGAATGGTAAAGTAATGATGAAGGATAAAATGAAAAAGGCCAAATCAGACGGTATGAAATAG